Proteins co-encoded in one Waddlia chondrophila WSU 86-1044 genomic window:
- the accB gene encoding acetyl-CoA carboxylase biotin carboxyl carrier protein — translation MELKQIKDLMAAMGRTRLKRLKIKNDNFELELEREEKVVKQVVEHMPEAYARAETEIPRVKAPDIPASLHPPVDHDSAVREEKGTFITSPMVGTFYSASGPDEPFFVKVGDRVTEESVVCIVEAMKVMNEVKAGVSGVISEVLVENGHPVEFGTKLFKVS, via the coding sequence ATGGAATTAAAGCAAATTAAAGATCTAATGGCGGCAATGGGTCGGACCCGTCTAAAACGGTTGAAGATTAAAAACGACAATTTTGAGCTTGAGCTGGAAAGAGAGGAAAAGGTAGTTAAGCAAGTGGTCGAGCATATGCCTGAGGCTTATGCCAGGGCTGAAACAGAAATTCCTCGTGTCAAAGCACCTGATATTCCAGCTTCTCTTCATCCACCGGTCGATCACGATTCTGCGGTGAGAGAAGAGAAGGGAACATTTATCACATCTCCAATGGTGGGTACCTTTTACTCTGCTTCTGGGCCGGATGAACCTTTTTTTGTGAAAGTGGGCGATAGGGTGACAGAAGAGAGTGTTGTCTGCATTGTTGAAGCCATGAAAGTGATGAATGAAGTAAAAGCTGGAGTCTCAGGCGTTATTTCAGAGGTGTTGGTCGAAAATGGCCACCCTGTCGAATTTGGAACCAAATTATTTAAAGTATCATAA
- the accC gene encoding acetyl-CoA carboxylase biotin carboxylase subunit: MQKVLVANRGEIAVRVIRACHDLGLETVAVYSEADSEALHVLHADEAICIGKAPANQSYLKIPNILSACEITGADAIHPGYGFLSENHNFASICESCGLEFIGPSPETIAHLGDKSRAKAVAKKAGCPVIPGSDGVVSTIEQALEEVKEMGFPVFIKAVAGGGGKGIRISFSEDEFKKQFSAARAEAEVSFGNPEVYLEKMIMTPRHIEVQIVGDKHGNYVHLGERDCTIQRRRQKLIEEAPSPLVSPKLRKRMGAAAIAIAKEVGYNSVGTVEFLLDKDHHFYFMEVNTRIQVEHTVTEDLTGVDLVKEQIKIAMGEKLSIRQKDVNFEGHVIQFRINAENPSNQFSPSPGQLEYYLPPGGPHVRVDSACYSGYKIPPNYDSMIAKLIVRGKTREEAIQIGKRALKEFHIGGVYSTIPFHQYLLQDENFIEGTSYDLAYIDDLMADGCVFDLDLQD, from the coding sequence ATGCAAAAAGTATTAGTAGCGAATCGAGGAGAGATTGCGGTACGTGTCATCAGGGCTTGTCACGATTTGGGGCTTGAGACAGTTGCTGTTTATTCTGAGGCCGATTCCGAAGCTCTGCATGTTCTCCACGCCGATGAGGCGATTTGCATTGGCAAAGCTCCGGCTAATCAGTCTTATTTGAAAATTCCGAATATCTTATCCGCTTGTGAAATCACCGGAGCAGATGCGATCCATCCTGGATATGGATTTTTGAGTGAAAACCACAATTTCGCTTCTATTTGCGAAAGCTGCGGTTTGGAATTCATTGGTCCTTCTCCCGAAACGATTGCGCATTTAGGTGATAAATCTAGAGCTAAAGCTGTTGCTAAAAAGGCTGGCTGTCCGGTGATTCCAGGTTCTGATGGGGTTGTTTCCACCATTGAGCAAGCTCTCGAAGAAGTGAAAGAGATGGGATTTCCTGTTTTCATTAAAGCAGTTGCTGGAGGAGGGGGCAAGGGGATTCGGATCTCTTTTTCTGAAGATGAATTTAAAAAACAATTTTCTGCAGCCAGGGCTGAAGCGGAAGTGAGTTTTGGAAACCCTGAAGTCTACCTTGAAAAAATGATCATGACGCCCCGGCATATCGAAGTGCAGATCGTTGGAGATAAGCACGGTAACTATGTGCATTTAGGTGAAAGAGATTGCACGATTCAGCGACGTCGCCAAAAATTGATTGAGGAAGCGCCAAGCCCGTTAGTTTCTCCAAAGTTAAGGAAGAGAATGGGGGCTGCTGCCATTGCGATTGCTAAGGAGGTTGGGTACAATTCTGTTGGTACTGTCGAGTTTTTATTAGATAAAGACCATCACTTTTATTTTATGGAAGTGAACACTCGCATCCAAGTCGAACATACCGTTACTGAAGATCTTACAGGTGTTGATTTGGTGAAAGAGCAGATCAAGATTGCCATGGGGGAGAAGCTTTCAATCAGGCAGAAAGATGTGAATTTTGAAGGGCATGTCATCCAGTTTCGGATTAACGCTGAGAATCCTTCGAATCAATTTTCTCCTTCACCGGGCCAACTTGAATATTATCTTCCTCCAGGAGGTCCTCATGTGCGGGTTGACAGTGCTTGTTATTCCGGATATAAAATCCCTCCGAATTATGATTCGATGATTGCCAAATTGATTGTCCGAGGTAAAACCCGAGAAGAGGCGATTCAGATTGGTAAAAGAGCGCTGAAGGAGTTTCACATCGGAGGCGTTTATTCTACAATTCCCTTTCATCAATATCTATTGCAAGATGAGAATTTTATTGAGGGAACATCCTATGATCTTGCTTATATAGATGATCTTATGGCGGATGGATGTGTCTTTGATCTTGATTTGCAAGACTAA
- a CDS encoding TIGR00730 family Rossman fold protein, whose translation MTENKNFNYSTSHADSWRVFRIISEFVDGFESLMQIGPSVTIFGSARLQAVNPYYNMAIDVAQKIAERGFAVITGGGPGIMEAANKGAQSIGSMSVGIGIDVPYENDTNRFIDPRYRLKFRYFFIRKVMFIRYAKACVFLPGGLGTLDEFFETVTLIQTQKIKPFPIYLMGTEYWSGLIDWLKKTVLEMGCMSEKDLDLFILTDDPVEVANGIERHYAQDQSLENF comes from the coding sequence ATTCCTGGCGAGTCTTCCGCATCATTTCTGAATTTGTCGATGGATTCGAATCGCTCATGCAAATCGGACCTTCAGTCACGATCTTTGGCTCAGCGCGGCTACAAGCCGTCAATCCCTATTACAACATGGCCATCGATGTTGCTCAAAAGATTGCTGAAAGAGGCTTTGCTGTCATTACAGGCGGGGGTCCTGGCATTATGGAAGCCGCGAATAAAGGAGCACAATCCATAGGCAGTATGTCTGTCGGAATTGGAATCGACGTCCCGTATGAAAATGATACAAACCGTTTTATCGATCCTCGCTACCGTTTGAAATTCCGCTATTTCTTTATCCGCAAGGTGATGTTCATCCGCTACGCTAAAGCGTGTGTGTTTCTTCCAGGAGGACTTGGAACATTGGATGAATTTTTCGAAACAGTCACACTTATTCAAACGCAAAAAATCAAACCTTTTCCCATCTATCTTATGGGTACGGAATATTGGAGTGGCCTAATCGACTGGCTAAAAAAAACTGTATTGGAAATGGGATGCATGTCTGAAAAAGACCTGGATCTTTTTATCCTTACTGACGATCCTGTCGAAGTCGCCAATGGAATTGAGAGACACTACGCTCAAGATCAATCTCTGGAAAATTTTTAA